From one Labeo rohita strain BAU-BD-2019 chromosome 8, IGBB_LRoh.1.0, whole genome shotgun sequence genomic stretch:
- the cttnbp2nlb gene encoding CTTNBP2 N-terminal like b, which translates to MKGSRMNVETLSKAELLMLLSILEGELEAQDVVIHTLRAQQRDAFVQERYGHYNLRDPFVALLRDSELSQAQDDGRQSPVCLNPLGVLKLVMAHCTNMKEKLMKQLAAAERRHRRVIADLEEEKRRRAQDNATGDDITAMLEKERDRLLQQLEFERAQVERLERERSVLSNQAEEDLAQHQQLSSTLAKECQKATARAEEESQRVAELSRQLEQEISTVKSLKAELESEHAHAQQIEARAESKLAELDTEREQMRGKLLKEEKRYQELLEKFNSLKKELDEIKEREKAGLEKDSEEKVKTPQKATTDIPPPLSQTEVDGKTTASKSSPQSKLNGHHAPREPESPADERCKEEGSVDNGVVLPGGSGALQCLSPSSPASSSLSSSPCSSPVLTKRLASIGCSSPTYPSSYQASINQRFQAARHKFQQQAEADQHHGASIVHSPRDLSPTAAAPTTPDNSTAKQIARNTVTQVLSRFTSQQTTSKLPPSNSSPFGTDYRNLAAASSPTGKSPGVLSPGIRSPIIPRAEKIHPPLVPPKKQGANQSPGSPVPSGRASHFPELSGSCGLTSGQEDAKELDLVMSSSS; encoded by the exons GCACAACAGAGAGATGCATTTGTACAGGAGCGATATGGACATTACAACCTCCGTGACCCCTTCGTAGCACTGCTGAGAGACAGCGAGCTGTCACAGGCTCAGGATGATGGACGGCAGAGTCCCGTGTGTCTGAACCCGCTGGGCGTGTTGAAGCTAGTGATGGCCCACTGCACCAACATGAAGGAGAAACTGATGAAACAGCTCGCTGCTGCAGAGAGGAGACACAGACGG GTAATAGCTGATTTAGAGGAAGAGAAACGACGCCGTGCTCAAGACAATGCTACAGGTGATGACATCACTGCCATGCTGGAGAAGGAACGAGACAGGCTACTGCAACAG CTGGAGTTTGAGAGGGCTCAAGTCGAGCGTTTAGAACGTGAGCGGTCAGTCCTGTCAAATCAAGCTGAGGAGGATTTAGCGCAGCACCAGCAGTTATCCTCCACACTGGCAAAAGAGTGTCAGAAGGCTACAGCACGGGCAGAGGAGGAAAGCCAGCGGGTTGCAGAGCTTAGCCGCCAACTGGAACAGGAAATCAGTACCGTCAAATCCCTAAAGGCGGAGCTAGAGAGCGAACATGCTCATGCTCAGCAGATAGAGGCAAGAGCTGAGAGTAAGTTGGCCGAATTGGATACAGAGCGTGAGCAAATGAGAGGGAAACTGCTGAAGGAAGAAAAACGATATCAAGAGCTTTTGGAGAAGTTCAATAGTCTAAAGAAAGAGTTGgatgaaataaaagaaagagaaaaggcaGGGCTGGAAAAGGACAgtgaagaaaaagtaaaaactcCACAGAAAGCAACCACAGATATTCCGCCTCCTCTTAGTCAGACAGAAGTCGATGGGAAAACCACTGCATCTAAATCATCTCCGCAATCCAAGCTAAATGGTCACCACGCTCCCAGAGAACCAGAGTCTCCAGCAGACGAGAGGTGCAAGGAAGAAGGATCAGTGGACAATGGGGTAGTGCTCCCTGGAGGAAGTGGAGCCTTGCAGTGCCTCTCCCCAAGCAGTCCTGCCTCATCCTCCCTTAGCTCATCTCCTTGCTCTTCCCCAGTACTGACCAAGCGTCTGGCCTCTATAGGCTGCTCTAGTCCGACCTATCCGTCATCGTACCAGGCCAGCATCAACCAGCGATTCCAAGCAGCTCGGCACAAGTTTCAGCAACAAGCTGAAGCAGACCAGCATCATGGAGCATCCATTGTCCACTCTCCTCGAGATCTCTCTCCTACTGCGGCTGCTCCTACTACTCCAGACAATTCCACTGCAAAGCAGATTGCCCGCAACACTGTCACTCAGGTGCTGTCACGGTTCACGAGCCAACAAACGACAAGTAAACTCCCTCCGTCCAACAGCTCGCCCTTTGGCACTGATTACCGCAACCTGGCCGCAGCCTCCTCGCCGACAGGGAAGAGCCCGGGGGTTCTTTCACCAGGGATCCGCTCACCAATAATTCCTAGGGCGGAGAAGATTCATCCACCCCTTGTTCCTCCCAAAAAGCAGGGGGCCAATCAGTCTCCTGGCTCACCGGTTCCTTCTGGCAGGGCTAGCCACTTCCCTGAGCTCTCTGGGAGCTGTGGTCTCACCAGTGGTCAGGAAGATGCAAAAGAGCTTGACTTGGTCATGTCATCATCTAGTTAA